The following is a genomic window from Amycolatopsis acidiphila.
AGGACGCGCTGCCACTGGAGCCGGCCGAGCTCAAGCAGTTCTACCAGGACATCGCGATCGAGGTGTTCGGCCTCGACGAGGCGGTGCTGACCGGCGGCTGAGCGCGGGTGCGGGGCCGGACCGGCCCCGCACCCCCGGTCGTCTCAGGACAGCCGGCGGCGGATCCAGAAGAAGCCGAACCCGCACAGCGCCGCGGTCGCCAGCAGGAAGATCCCGGTCTCCAGTCCCTGGAACAGCCAGAACCGGCTGTCGGGCTGGTAGGTGATCCGCTGCTGGTAGCCGTTGTCGGCGAGCTGCGCGAAGCACGCCTTCTGCGCCTCGCCCACGACGGGCTCGTGCCCGTTCGGCGGCCCTATGCAGTCCTGGACCCAGCTGGGCAGGGTCGTCGCGGCCGCGCCGGACCGGTCGACGGTCTCGCTGGAGAGGATCCACGCGCCCGGCTGGCCGACGGTCACCGTCAGCTCCGTCGTGCCGTCCGGGCCGTTCACCCCGATGCCGTGCAGGTTATCCGCGGTGATCGCGGTGGTCACCGCCACCGGCGGGACCAGGTGCGGCCGGACCCACAGCGGCATCGCGAGCTGGACCCCGACGAACACCGCCAGCGTCACCGCCATCGCGGGAATGGTGCGCCGCACCAGCATCCCGACGACGACACCCAGCACGAAGGCGAACGCCGCGTACCCCATGGGCGCGATGTCGCGCGCGGCGAACCCGAGCGGGGCGAGCCGGGCGTACCCCGGGCCCGAGGCCTGCTGGACCGGGCCGGACCACCAGTTCACCGCGAAGCTGACGATGCCGGCGACGAGCATCGCGGTGAGGCCGACGAGGCCCAGCTTGACGGCCAGCCACCGGGTCCTGGTCACGCTCTGGCTCCACACCAGCCGGTGCGTCCCGGTCTCCAGCTCGCGGCTGATCAGCGGCGCGCCCCAGAACAGGCCGAGGATTCCCGGCACGACCATCGTGAGGATCGCGAGCGCGGAGGACACCGCCGTATGGCTGCGGGCGAACTCGGTGGTGAACGCCAAGCACGTGTCGTTCGCCTGCACGCCGCCATCCCCGCGCGGTAGAGCTCCGCCAGGTTCCCGCCGGTGAACGCGAGCACGGCTACCAGCACGGCGACCCCCGCGAACACCACGTACGCCTGCGTGCGGAACTGACGCCAGGTCAGCCGAATCATCGCAGCACCTCCAGCGCGGGCCGCGTGCCGGCGTGCCCGGACGTGGACATGTAGGCGAGGACGTGCTCTGCCGGTCGGTGTGGCTGGCGGAGACCACCTGCAGGTCCGCGGGGAGCGAGGCCGGGTCACGGCGCGGGCCGGTGAGCAGGTGGTGGCTCGCGAGCAGCTCGTCGACGTCACCGGCGATCCGCACCCGCGAGCCGACCAGCACGACCAGGTGGTCGCAGACGCGCTCGAGGTCGGCGACCAGGTGCGAGGACAGCACGACACTCAGCTCGTACTCAGCGGCCGCGGCCATCAGTCCCTGCAGGAACTCCCTGCGGGCCAACGGGTCCACGGACGCGACAGGCTCGTCGAGGATCAGCAGCTCGGGTCGTTTGGCGATGCCGAGGGTGAGCGCGAGCTGGGCACGCTGGCCGCCGGAGAGCTTTCCCGCCCGCTGCCGCCGATCCAGGCCGAGCCGCTCGACGCGCTCGCGGGCGATCGCGGCGTCCCAGCGCGGGTTCAGCCGCGCGCCCAGCCGCAGGTGCTCGCCGACGGTGAGCCCGCTGTAAGTGGGCGTGTCCTGGGCGACGAAACCGATCTTGGCCAGCTGCGGCGGCCCGGCGGCGGGACGCTCCCCGAGCACCTCGATGCTGCCCGAGGTGGGGGTGAGCTGGCCCGCGGCCAGGTTCAGCAGGGTGGACTTCCCGGCGCCGTTGGGCCCGACCAGGCCGACGACCCGCCCGGCGGGGATGGCCAGGGTGCAGTCCGACAGTGCCCAGCGGCGGCCGTAGCGCTTGCCCAGCCGCCGGGTCCGCAGCACGGTTGTCATGCTATTTCCTCCTCGGCGGCGGCCCGAAAGGTCGCCAGGAACAGGGCTTCGATGCTCTCGTCGTCGAGACCGGCCCGGCGCGCCTTCGCCAGCCGGCGGCGCAGGTCCTGGCGCAGCGGCCCGTGTGCGGCAAGGGATGCGTCGCTGAGCGTGCGCGTGACGAAGGTGCCCACGCCCGGGCGCGCCGCGACGAGGCCGTC
Proteins encoded in this region:
- a CDS encoding ATP-binding cassette domain-containing protein; translated protein: MTTVLRTRRLGKRYGRRWALSDCTLAIPAGRVVGLVGPNGAGKSTLLNLAAGQLTPTSGSIEVLGERPAAGPPQLAKIGFVAQDTPTYSGLTVGEHLRLGARLNPRWDAAIARERVERLGLDRRQRAGKLSGGQRAQLALTLGIAKRPELLILDEPVASVDPLARREFLQGLMAAAAEYELSVVLSSHLVADLERVCDHLVVLVGSRVRIAGDVDELLASHHLLTGPRRDPASLPADLQVVSASHTDRQSTSSPTCPRPGTPARGPRWRCCDDSADLASVPHAGVRGVRGGRRAGSRARVHRREPGGALPRGDGGVQANDTCLAFTTEFARSHTAVSSALAILTMVVPGILGLFWGAPLISRELETGTHRLVWSQSVTRTRWLAVKLGLVGLTAMLVAGIVSFAVNWWSGPVQQASGPGYARLAPLGFAARDIAPMGYAAFAFVLGVVVGMLVRRTIPAMAVTLAVFVGVQLAMPLWVRPHLVPPVAVTTAITADNLHGIGVNGPDGTTELTVTVGQPGAWILSSETVDRSGAAATTLPSWVQDCIGPPNGHEPVVGEAQKACFAQLADNGYQQRITYQPDSRFWLFQGLETGIFLLATAALCGFGFFWIRRRLS
- a CDS encoding GntR family transcriptional regulator, translating into MVSRLAINPNTVLKAYRELERDGLVAARPGVGTFVTRTLSDASLAAHGPLRQDLRRRLAKARRAGLDDESIEALFLATFRAAAEEEIA